One genomic segment of Catalinimonas alkaloidigena includes these proteins:
- a CDS encoding RidA family protein, whose product MSKKKVIHPDRSPDFVTGAYSDGVIINGILYISGQAAVDFKSSQFVLGTIQEETKRTLNNIKAIVEAAGAGMNDVVKCTVHLSDIADFDQFNEVYAQFFSGIRPARTTVQSVLGEGIKVEIDCIVHLPA is encoded by the coding sequence ATGAGCAAGAAGAAAGTTATACATCCTGACAGAAGTCCTGACTTTGTTACAGGTGCTTATTCAGATGGCGTGATTATCAACGGCATACTCTACATAAGTGGACAGGCCGCTGTAGATTTCAAAAGCTCCCAATTTGTGTTAGGCACTATACAGGAAGAAACAAAAAGAACGCTGAATAACATCAAAGCAATAGTGGAAGCGGCAGGTGCGGGCATGAATGATGTAGTAAAATGTACTGTCCACCTTTCTGATATTGCCGACTTTGACCAATTCAATGAAGTATATGCACAGTTTTTCTCGGGGATCAGGCCTGCCAGAACTACCGTGCAGTCTGTACTGGGAGAAGGGATAAAAGTAGAAATAGATTGTATTGTTCATCTACCTGCCTGA
- a CDS encoding 3-hydroxyacyl-CoA dehydrogenase family protein produces the protein MMLENIDTSKIPIGVVGLGLMGTSIATTFILAGHPVVALAPIPEDMNHATTHIRKQLEHCQSTGLLSKPIDAYLAKLSITEDYQQLKDCQMVLECVIEILEIKTEVYHKIAEAIEDDAIVASNTSAIPISVLQKNIPNPKRFLGIHWGEPAYLSRFLEIVCGEQTDINKAKWAKTLAPYWSKEPTLLRKDIRGFVTNRLMYSIYREALTLVEEGETTLEDTDKVFRYDAGSWITLMGLFRRMDFNGLKDYTTILNNLFPGLSNREDVPLLMQKLIEEKSRGVQNTKGLYQYSKEEAKRWEEAFSLFNGDIYHLAKKYPVNLAKNINAKD, from the coding sequence ATGATGCTAGAAAATATAGATACCAGTAAAATTCCTATTGGTGTGGTAGGCCTGGGCCTGATGGGGACAAGCATTGCTACTACCTTCATACTGGCAGGCCATCCGGTTGTAGCTTTAGCTCCCATTCCTGAAGATATGAATCATGCTACCACCCACATCAGGAAGCAACTTGAGCACTGTCAGTCAACGGGCTTGCTCTCTAAACCTATCGATGCATACCTCGCTAAGCTTTCAATCACCGAAGACTACCAGCAACTCAAAGACTGTCAGATGGTGCTTGAATGTGTCATTGAAATTTTAGAGATCAAGACAGAAGTATATCATAAAATAGCAGAAGCGATTGAAGATGACGCCATTGTTGCGAGCAATACCTCAGCTATTCCGATCAGCGTGTTGCAAAAAAATATTCCGAACCCGAAACGCTTTCTCGGCATTCATTGGGGCGAACCTGCTTATTTGTCAAGGTTTCTGGAGATCGTTTGTGGTGAACAGACTGACATAAACAAGGCTAAATGGGCGAAAACGCTTGCCCCCTACTGGAGCAAAGAACCAACGCTTTTGCGCAAAGACATCAGAGGATTTGTGACCAACAGGCTAATGTACTCCATTTACCGGGAAGCTTTGACCCTGGTAGAAGAGGGAGAGACTACGCTGGAAGATACTGACAAAGTATTCAGGTACGACGCTGGCTCCTGGATTACACTTATGGGCCTATTCAGGAGAATGGATTTCAATGGTCTGAAAGATTATACTACTATCCTGAACAATCTTTTCCCTGGCCTGAGCAATCGTGAGGACGTGCCTCTGCTAATGCAAAAACTCATTGAAGAGAAGAGCAGGGGCGTTCAAAATACAAAAGGACTTTATCAATATAGCAAGGAGGAAGCTAAACGCTGGGAGGAGGCATTCTCTTTATTCAATGGTGACATATATCACCTGGCTAAAAAGTATCCCGTCAACCTCGCCAAAAATATTAACGCTAAAGATTGA
- a CDS encoding aspartate aminotransferase family protein, whose protein sequence is MKIETHANSEELLNRAKKVLAGGVSSEFRKYSYPHALFYSHGKGSRIYDVDGNEYLDFTLSQGPLILGHSHPEVLKAVHEYSEKGQLFAGQHIQEIELAEKLNRLIPSAEMMRFCLDGSEAVHTAFRLARAKTEKQKFLRFEGHYHGWLDNVCWGISAPSLDALGERESPTVSPWSNGLPAQSGEESIVLPWNDLELVQKTVANHHQEIAAIITEPIMCNNGCILPEEGFLQGLRDICDKYNITLIFDEVITGFRVGLGGAQQYYGVTPDLSIFAKAMGSGYPISAIVGKSAWMSLIEEGKVIHAGTMNSCNPTVAAALATIEVLEREKAHERIYRLGRKLMMGLQQAAEESGHSLLVQGLGPMLHTGFSPLEKVKDYRDTFSYDKKLLSSFVAGMHQRGIRIIGRGLWYISAVHTESDIDFAIQNARELLKEIK, encoded by the coding sequence ATGAAAATTGAGACTCATGCAAATTCTGAAGAATTACTAAACAGAGCCAAGAAAGTATTGGCTGGTGGTGTTTCTTCTGAGTTTAGAAAATACAGTTACCCGCATGCGCTATTTTATTCGCATGGCAAAGGAAGTAGAATATATGATGTTGATGGAAATGAATATCTTGACTTTACACTCAGCCAGGGCCCACTTATTTTAGGCCATTCACATCCTGAGGTATTAAAAGCTGTACACGAATATTCTGAAAAAGGACAGCTATTTGCAGGGCAGCATATACAAGAAATAGAACTTGCCGAGAAACTTAACCGTCTCATTCCCTCAGCTGAAATGATGCGCTTCTGCCTGGATGGTTCAGAAGCAGTACATACTGCCTTCAGACTGGCCAGAGCCAAAACCGAAAAGCAAAAATTTTTACGTTTTGAGGGCCACTATCATGGCTGGCTGGATAATGTGTGCTGGGGAATTTCCGCGCCTAGCCTTGACGCGCTCGGCGAGAGAGAATCTCCTACTGTCTCTCCCTGGTCTAATGGCCTTCCTGCTCAGTCTGGAGAAGAATCTATCGTGCTGCCCTGGAATGACCTGGAACTTGTACAAAAAACTGTGGCCAATCACCATCAGGAAATAGCCGCCATCATTACTGAGCCTATCATGTGCAATAATGGCTGTATATTACCGGAAGAAGGATTTCTGCAAGGGCTACGAGATATTTGTGACAAATATAATATCACCTTAATTTTTGATGAGGTCATTACCGGTTTTAGGGTAGGATTGGGTGGCGCGCAGCAGTATTATGGTGTTACGCCTGACCTTTCCATCTTTGCCAAAGCTATGGGGAGTGGATACCCAATCAGTGCTATCGTCGGAAAATCTGCCTGGATGTCGCTGATAGAAGAAGGGAAAGTCATACATGCCGGTACCATGAATTCATGCAATCCTACAGTTGCCGCTGCGCTGGCAACCATTGAAGTACTGGAAAGAGAAAAAGCGCATGAACGAATTTATCGTTTAGGCAGAAAACTTATGATGGGGCTACAACAAGCCGCAGAAGAAAGCGGACACTCCCTGCTGGTTCAGGGCCTTGGCCCTATGCTCCATACCGGTTTTTCACCGCTGGAAAAAGTAAAAGACTACCGGGATACCTTCTCTTATGACAAAAAGCTACTTAGCAGCTTTGTAGCCGGGATGCATCAAAGAGGCATTCGCATTATTGGAAGAGGTTTATGGTATATAAGCGCTGTGCATACTGAATCAGATATTGATTTTGCAATACAAAACGCGCGCGAACTACTTAAGGAAATCAAATAA
- a CDS encoding 3-hydroxyacyl-CoA dehydrogenase family protein, which translates to MKNDGSPKAKILVVGSDKVAYSLVVCLLQAGHPVKLYTEQGKQARQIINTHLDDCFNFQSEYISASADYEVLTSLEDKLDVAIAMVITSENLSEKRAVLEKTEKALSKNAIIAINTESFALQEVHLHATHQERVIGANWTEPVHTTLFLEIITNKLTSKSVVKDFFHLAKTYWRKDPYILNHGNGIRSKMMCAMIREAFFLIEKGYVTPEDIDRACRNDPGYYFPFAGNFRYMDLMGAYIYGVVMKDLNPNLSKERHIPDFFNLLMEKGCYGMESGRGFFEYDENEVNNWNKLFRRFSYEIQEIIEKYPFKYLEELKEENKNK; encoded by the coding sequence ATGAAAAATGACGGGTCCCCCAAGGCCAAAATACTGGTAGTGGGCAGTGACAAGGTAGCCTATAGCCTGGTAGTATGCTTACTACAGGCCGGTCATCCTGTTAAACTTTATACAGAGCAAGGCAAACAGGCCAGGCAGATTATCAACACTCATTTAGATGACTGCTTCAATTTTCAGTCTGAGTACATTTCCGCATCTGCTGATTATGAAGTACTTACTTCATTAGAAGACAAACTGGATGTAGCTATTGCCATGGTCATCACTTCAGAAAACTTATCTGAGAAGAGGGCTGTGCTGGAAAAAACGGAAAAAGCTCTTTCTAAAAATGCTATCATCGCAATCAATACAGAAAGCTTTGCCCTTCAGGAGGTTCACCTGCATGCTACGCATCAGGAACGTGTCATAGGCGCCAATTGGACAGAGCCCGTCCATACTACTTTATTTCTTGAAATCATTACGAATAAACTGACATCGAAAAGTGTAGTAAAAGACTTTTTCCATTTAGCCAAAACGTACTGGAGAAAAGACCCCTACATTCTGAATCACGGCAATGGGATAAGAAGTAAAATGATGTGCGCTATGATACGTGAAGCCTTTTTTCTGATAGAAAAAGGCTATGTAACTCCCGAAGATATTGATCGCGCATGCCGGAATGATCCGGGATACTATTTTCCATTTGCGGGAAACTTCCGCTACATGGACCTGATGGGAGCCTACATTTATGGTGTAGTCATGAAGGATCTGAACCCCAACCTGTCTAAGGAGCGTCACATCCCCGATTTCTTCAACCTGCTTATGGAAAAAGGATGCTACGGAATGGAAAGCGGCCGGGGTTTTTTTGAGTACGATGAAAATGAAGTGAATAATTGGAACAAATTATTCCGTAGGTTTAGCTATGAGATACAGGAAATAATTGAAAAGTATCCGTTCAAATATCTGGAAGAGCTTAAAGAAGAAAATAAGAACAAATGA
- a CDS encoding dipeptidase, which yields MTPSLIIDAHLDLAMNAIEWNRDLSRPLQEIRMREMHMQDKPDRGRGTVCIPELKKGKIGLVVATQLSRYTPPGSALPGWHSPQQAWAMTQAQLAWYKEMEAIGEMVQITNLNQLDQHLALWNDDQIPDENKPLGYILSLEGADSLVDISYLHKAYEYGLRALGLSHFGPGRYAPGTKMEGPLTALGVELLREMNSLNIILDVTHLTDEGFTQALDIYEGPIWASHHNVREIVPTQRQLTDEQIKLLIERGAVIGGMLDCWAMDIRFIDTVSDPWQLNVRLENLVDHWDHICQIAGNTEHIAIGSDLDGIFGTEQSPWDMDSIADLQKYQGILAQRGYTQKDINNIFHGNWLRFLRKSWKA from the coding sequence ATGACACCAAGTCTCATTATTGATGCCCACCTGGACCTGGCCATGAATGCGATTGAATGGAACAGAGATCTCTCTCGCCCTCTGCAGGAAATACGGATGAGGGAGATGCATATGCAAGACAAGCCCGACCGGGGAAGAGGTACTGTTTGTATACCGGAACTTAAAAAAGGAAAAATAGGGCTGGTAGTAGCTACTCAACTGTCCAGATATACCCCTCCCGGAAGCGCATTGCCCGGCTGGCACTCTCCTCAACAAGCCTGGGCGATGACGCAGGCGCAGCTCGCCTGGTACAAAGAGATGGAAGCAATAGGAGAAATGGTACAAATTACCAACCTTAACCAGCTAGACCAGCACCTTGCCTTATGGAATGATGATCAAATTCCAGATGAAAACAAGCCTCTTGGCTACATTCTTAGCCTGGAAGGCGCAGACTCCCTGGTAGACATATCTTATTTACATAAAGCTTATGAGTACGGACTAAGAGCTTTAGGATTGTCTCATTTTGGTCCGGGTAGGTATGCTCCGGGCACTAAAATGGAAGGTCCTCTTACTGCTTTAGGGGTTGAACTCCTCAGGGAGATGAACAGCCTGAATATTATTCTTGATGTCACGCATCTCACTGATGAAGGTTTTACGCAGGCACTAGATATTTATGAGGGTCCTATCTGGGCAAGCCATCATAATGTAAGGGAAATAGTACCCACCCAACGGCAACTCACTGATGAACAAATTAAGCTGCTGATTGAACGTGGCGCGGTGATTGGCGGTATGCTGGACTGCTGGGCTATGGATATACGGTTTATAGATACGGTGTCAGACCCCTGGCAACTAAATGTACGCCTGGAAAACCTGGTAGATCACTGGGACCATATCTGCCAGATAGCAGGAAATACAGAACATATCGCTATTGGTAGTGACCTGGACGGTATCTTTGGTACTGAGCAATCTCCCTGGGATATGGATTCTATCGCTGACCTGCAAAAATACCAGGGTATATTAGCTCAAAGAGGTTACACACAGAAAGATATTAATAATATTTTTCATGGCAATTGGTTAAGATTTTTAAGAAAATCCTGGAAAGCATAA
- a CDS encoding neutral/alkaline non-lysosomal ceramidase N-terminal domain-containing protein → MNTHTLKAGTAKIDITPPLGTIINGDHIMHYARYIHDPLFAKAMVLHNGKSTIAIMVVDICAMDQHFLDQVKQEIQDKTSIPATHILISSTHTHAAGSIMSLLMSPADLPYRQQLLPLLVEAVVQAHKHLQNARIAFGAVDIPEHLTCRRYQMQESYTPQNPLNDQPDLVKTNPFGLEHLIVKPTTQTDPQLSYLAVQSHEGKWLGLLANYSLHYVGDWENGTITADYFGRFAHYLQAEISADNSFVGIMSNGTSGEVNIWDFQNSDRYPHEHFAKSELIGSQIAKKVAQSLQHISWQYEAELSALYSKVQVKRRKPDEEELASARSLIGPADLENVIADENGLKTIYAREQILLNELPDTHDFPLQALRIGDGIIGALGGEFFSETGLKLKKEAGIEHYFTITLANDYVGYVPPAHELEKGGYECWRCRTSCLAHETENLLSEQLLQLIHTLK, encoded by the coding sequence ATGAACACTCATACCCTTAAAGCAGGTACTGCTAAAATTGATATTACCCCTCCACTGGGCACTATTATCAATGGAGATCATATTATGCATTATGCCCGCTATATTCATGATCCCCTTTTTGCCAAAGCAATGGTGCTGCATAATGGAAAGTCAACAATCGCCATAATGGTTGTGGATATTTGTGCTATGGACCAGCATTTTTTGGATCAGGTCAAGCAGGAGATACAGGATAAAACTTCCATTCCTGCTACTCATATTCTTATTTCCAGCACACATACACATGCCGCAGGCTCAATTATGAGCTTACTGATGTCTCCGGCTGATCTCCCTTACAGACAACAGTTACTTCCATTACTTGTAGAAGCCGTAGTACAGGCGCATAAGCATTTACAAAACGCTAGAATAGCTTTTGGCGCTGTTGATATTCCGGAACACCTCACCTGCCGAAGGTATCAGATGCAGGAATCTTATACGCCTCAAAACCCCTTAAATGATCAACCAGATCTGGTAAAGACCAACCCTTTCGGACTGGAACATCTCATTGTAAAACCCACTACCCAGACTGATCCCCAGCTTAGTTATCTGGCGGTACAAAGCCATGAGGGCAAATGGCTGGGTCTACTTGCTAATTACTCATTACACTACGTGGGTGACTGGGAAAATGGTACGATTACAGCTGATTATTTTGGTCGGTTCGCTCATTATCTTCAGGCTGAAATATCTGCTGACAATAGTTTTGTAGGGATCATGAGCAATGGCACCAGTGGCGAGGTCAATATCTGGGACTTTCAAAATTCCGATCGGTATCCTCATGAACATTTTGCCAAAAGTGAGCTAATAGGAAGCCAGATTGCTAAAAAAGTAGCTCAATCTTTACAACATATCAGCTGGCAATACGAAGCTGAACTTTCCGCACTATATAGTAAAGTGCAGGTGAAACGGCGTAAGCCTGATGAAGAAGAGTTAGCATCTGCCAGGTCCTTGATAGGACCTGCAGATCTGGAAAATGTAATCGCTGATGAAAATGGATTGAAAACCATATACGCACGCGAACAAATCCTGCTCAATGAACTTCCTGATACTCATGATTTCCCGTTGCAGGCGCTTCGGATTGGTGATGGCATTATTGGTGCATTAGGCGGTGAGTTCTTTTCTGAAACTGGGCTTAAATTAAAAAAAGAAGCAGGTATTGAGCACTACTTTACTATTACGCTGGCCAATGATTACGTAGGCTATGTACCTCCTGCACATGAGTTAGAGAAAGGAGGGTATGAGTGCTGGAGATGTCGTACTTCCTGTCTGGCCCATGAAACAGAAAATCTACTTAGTGAACAACTTTTACAATTAATTCATACCCTCAAGTAA
- a CDS encoding D-TA family PLP-dependent enzyme: protein MSKSNTEDKWYIIDEIEKVDSPTLVIYPERVKSNIRLLKSMIDDSLRLRPHIKTHKTREVSRLLMEEGIQKFKCATIAEAEMLGSCHAPDVLLAYQPVGPKLERFIKLVQYYPDTLFSCLCDHPEAARHMSELAESHELVIPIYIDLNVGMNRTGISSEKEAFELSELCSHLPGLQFMGFHVYDGHLSITDLNLRTKACNEGYSMVESLVETLIEKGYPKPGIVAGGSLSFPIHAQRKDVECSPGTFVYWDKGYQDLLPEQPFLPAAVLLSRVVSLLDEQKFCLDLGYKAIAAENPLDHRVYFLNAPELKVVSQSEEHLVVEADTKHGWKIGDVLYALPIHICPTCALYETVQVVSEGKVADEWEVVARKRSIHI, encoded by the coding sequence ATGAGCAAAAGTAATACGGAAGATAAGTGGTATATCATTGATGAAATAGAAAAGGTGGATTCACCCACTTTGGTAATTTACCCGGAAAGGGTAAAGTCCAATATCCGGCTGTTAAAATCTATGATAGATGATAGCCTTCGACTTCGTCCTCATATTAAAACACATAAAACAAGAGAAGTCAGCAGGCTCCTGATGGAAGAGGGTATCCAAAAGTTTAAATGCGCTACCATCGCCGAAGCCGAGATGCTGGGAAGCTGTCATGCACCGGATGTGCTGCTTGCATATCAGCCGGTGGGGCCAAAACTTGAACGGTTTATAAAGCTTGTTCAGTATTATCCAGACACTCTATTCTCTTGCCTTTGTGATCATCCTGAAGCTGCCCGTCATATGAGTGAACTGGCCGAGTCGCATGAGCTTGTGATACCCATATATATTGACCTTAATGTGGGTATGAACCGTACCGGGATCTCATCAGAAAAAGAGGCCTTTGAACTATCAGAGCTTTGCTCTCACCTGCCTGGATTGCAATTCATGGGTTTTCATGTCTATGACGGGCATTTATCCATCACGGACCTAAATTTAAGGACGAAAGCCTGCAATGAAGGTTATTCAATGGTTGAAAGCCTGGTAGAAACGTTAATTGAGAAAGGATACCCCAAACCTGGGATCGTTGCTGGAGGTTCCCTCTCTTTTCCCATTCATGCTCAACGCAAGGATGTAGAGTGCAGCCCCGGAACTTTTGTGTACTGGGACAAAGGCTATCAGGATCTTTTACCTGAACAGCCCTTTTTACCTGCAGCAGTCCTGCTGAGCCGGGTAGTTTCCCTGCTCGACGAACAGAAATTTTGCCTTGACCTGGGCTATAAAGCTATTGCCGCAGAAAACCCACTAGACCACCGAGTATATTTTCTAAATGCACCTGAGCTGAAAGTAGTTAGCCAGAGTGAGGAGCATCTGGTTGTAGAGGCTGATACAAAACATGGTTGGAAAATAGGTGATGTCCTCTATGCCCTGCCCATCCATATTTGCCCTACCTGTGCCCTTTATGAAACTGTGCAGGTGGTGAGTGAGGGGAAAGTGGCTGACGAATGGGAAGTTGTAGCCAGAAAAAGAAGTATACATATATAA
- a CDS encoding HpcH/HpaI aldolase family protein, producing MRESRVLRKLREGEAASCFKVNLGDGQASEIASISGFDCLWIDREHLAQDWSVLASQIWSAKAHNTDVMVRVPRGSYSDYIKPLEMDATGIMVPHIMSLDDARKVVEMTRFHPIGKRAIDGGSADGAYTNMDFTSYLKQSNEQKFIVLQIEDPEPLDELEEIAALEGYDMLFFGPGDFSQAIGAPGEWNHPKLVETRKRVAEVARKHGKFAATSGSIDMLPEFRSLGYQFVSIGADVVGLSLYCKQLQEKFHQTK from the coding sequence ATGAGAGAAAGTAGAGTACTCAGAAAATTAAGAGAGGGAGAAGCCGCCAGTTGTTTTAAGGTAAACCTGGGAGATGGACAGGCTTCAGAAATTGCGTCTATCTCTGGCTTTGACTGCCTGTGGATAGACAGGGAACATCTGGCACAGGACTGGTCGGTACTTGCCAGTCAAATCTGGTCTGCCAAAGCCCATAATACAGATGTTATGGTTAGAGTTCCAAGAGGAAGTTATAGCGATTACATTAAACCTCTGGAAATGGATGCTACGGGCATCATGGTGCCCCATATCATGAGCCTTGATGATGCCAGGAAAGTGGTAGAAATGACCCGCTTCCATCCTATAGGAAAGCGTGCCATTGATGGTGGAAGTGCCGATGGAGCGTATACCAATATGGACTTTACGTCTTATCTGAAACAATCTAATGAACAAAAGTTTATCGTGTTGCAGATTGAAGACCCTGAGCCGCTGGATGAACTGGAGGAAATTGCCGCTCTAGAGGGGTACGACATGCTCTTTTTTGGTCCGGGAGACTTTAGTCAGGCCATAGGTGCTCCGGGAGAGTGGAACCATCCTAAGCTGGTAGAAACGCGAAAGCGGGTGGCAGAGGTAGCCAGAAAACATGGAAAGTTTGCCGCTACATCAGGTAGCATTGATATGCTGCCAGAGTTTAGGTCTTTGGGCTATCAGTTTGTGAGTATAGGGGCCGATGTAGTGGGTTTAAGCCTGTATTGTAAGCAGTTGCAGGAAAAATTTCATCAGACCAAATAA
- a CDS encoding aldo/keto reductase: protein MRKRRLGSTELEVSEVAFGGVEIGIPYGIGIASESDMITEKEAIHLLHTALDEGINFFDTARLYGKSENIMGKAFLDRRNQAVIASKCVYIKDEKGNIPDYPQLKKLIESSLDASLKALQTDYIDIYMLHQADEEIITHEGVCSIFEDLVQSGKIRAKGASVYSSEQTQTAIATGHWDMIQLPFNLMDQRQADTFSAAKEAGVGIVVRSVLFKGILSERSKNLHPALKKVEAHIKNYQSFVDDTFPDLPTLASKFALSFEEVSSILVGIDRMEYLRKSLEAADGKYMDESTLLRARAAQYPDPEFLDLPAWDRSGWLK, encoded by the coding sequence ATGCGCAAAAGACGCTTAGGCAGCACAGAACTTGAAGTTTCGGAAGTAGCTTTTGGAGGCGTAGAAATCGGTATACCCTATGGCATAGGTATCGCCAGCGAGTCCGATATGATCACCGAGAAGGAGGCGATTCATTTGCTTCATACTGCATTGGATGAAGGTATAAATTTTTTTGATACTGCTCGTCTGTATGGCAAAAGTGAAAACATCATGGGCAAAGCATTTCTGGACAGGCGAAACCAGGCCGTTATCGCCAGTAAATGTGTATATATTAAAGATGAAAAAGGCAATATTCCTGATTATCCCCAGCTTAAAAAACTTATAGAATCCTCCTTAGACGCAAGTCTAAAGGCTTTACAAACCGATTATATAGATATATATATGCTGCATCAGGCAGATGAGGAGATAATAACTCACGAGGGCGTATGCAGCATTTTTGAAGATTTAGTACAGTCGGGTAAAATACGGGCAAAGGGAGCATCTGTCTATTCCAGTGAGCAAACACAAACTGCTATAGCAACAGGGCATTGGGATATGATTCAGCTTCCGTTCAACCTCATGGATCAAAGGCAGGCAGATACATTTTCCGCCGCAAAAGAAGCAGGTGTAGGCATCGTTGTTCGTTCTGTCCTATTTAAAGGTATTCTTAGTGAACGTAGTAAGAACCTCCACCCTGCCCTTAAAAAAGTAGAAGCCCATATCAAAAACTATCAATCATTTGTCGACGATACGTTTCCAGACCTGCCTACGCTGGCCAGCAAGTTTGCGCTTTCCTTTGAGGAGGTATCTTCTATATTGGTAGGCATAGACAGAATGGAATATTTGCGTAAATCTCTGGAAGCTGCAGACGGTAAATATATGGATGAAAGTACACTGTTAAGAGCAAGAGCAGCACAATACCCTGACCCTGAATTTCTGGACTTACCTGCCTGGGACAGATCTGGCTGGCTAAAATAA
- a CDS encoding Gfo/Idh/MocA family protein, with protein MIKLGIIGMSPGNAHPYSWSSIVNGYYDGEEIRRVGYEGITNYLNANQDTLGIEGATVTHVWTQDKSISESIMKASGVKHVAERMEDMIGQVDAVILARDDAGEHVNMARPFLEADVPIFIDKPLATTYEDLEFFTSQQEKGKFIMSCSSMRYSTECRAVKIDKDKLGKIELITAVGKKDWLKYGIHMLEAIFAFLDDAQPQTVQHLGSTNKDIVLIEFENGIKVSVHLFMDIALTFQMSVYGQKGWELIEMKNYYAMFRDNLIEFIRSVNEGKSRLSYDKTERLIRTLIGAVESRNEGGKLIYL; from the coding sequence ATGATAAAACTGGGCATTATTGGCATGAGTCCTGGAAACGCACACCCATATTCATGGTCATCTATCGTCAATGGTTACTATGACGGAGAAGAAATTAGGCGAGTGGGTTATGAGGGCATCACCAATTACCTGAACGCCAACCAGGATACACTAGGTATAGAAGGTGCCACTGTTACCCATGTGTGGACACAAGACAAGTCAATATCAGAAAGTATCATGAAAGCTTCTGGTGTTAAGCATGTTGCTGAGCGTATGGAAGATATGATCGGACAGGTAGATGCGGTTATACTGGCCAGAGATGATGCTGGTGAACATGTTAATATGGCCCGACCATTCCTTGAAGCAGATGTTCCTATTTTTATTGACAAACCTTTGGCTACTACTTATGAAGATCTGGAGTTTTTCACCAGTCAACAGGAAAAGGGTAAGTTTATTATGTCCTGCTCCTCCATGCGTTATTCTACAGAATGCCGTGCTGTTAAGATAGATAAGGATAAATTAGGTAAGATTGAACTCATCACTGCTGTAGGTAAAAAAGACTGGCTTAAATACGGTATTCATATGCTGGAAGCCATTTTTGCTTTTCTGGATGATGCCCAACCTCAAACAGTACAACATCTTGGTTCAACGAATAAAGACATAGTACTCATTGAGTTTGAAAATGGTATCAAAGTAAGTGTACACCTCTTTATGGACATTGCATTAACTTTTCAAATGTCGGTATATGGTCAGAAGGGATGGGAACTTATAGAAATGAAGAACTACTATGCCATGTTCAGAGATAATCTGATAGAATTTATTCGCTCAGTTAATGAAGGAAAGTCCAGGCTTAGCTATGACAAAACGGAAAGACTCATCCGTACACTAATCGGTGCTGTAGAAAGTAGAAACGAGGGAGGTAAGCTCATTTATTTATAA
- a CDS encoding SDR family oxidoreductase, which translates to MHVKELLSLKDKVVLVTGGSGMYGQSIVEGLAEADAKVIIGSRNKERAQEVAQRFSEQGYDVHALQIDQSDHTSVLDAKQELLNTYGKLDVFINNAVSRPMKGYDEPISQFEESMQVNATGMMDVLRELSELIIQSGGGSIINISSFMGMYGPDLSNYDGTDMGTPPPDYFFHKAGMINITRYLTRVLANKNIRINCISPGGLFNHQPERFLKNYCKKVPLGRMANKDDIKGLVVLLSSDAGAYINGENIVMDGGYCA; encoded by the coding sequence ATGCACGTAAAAGAGCTTTTAAGCTTAAAAGATAAAGTAGTTTTAGTTACGGGCGGTAGTGGTATGTATGGCCAATCCATTGTGGAAGGCCTGGCGGAAGCGGATGCCAAAGTAATTATCGGCTCTCGTAATAAGGAGCGTGCCCAGGAAGTAGCACAAAGATTTAGCGAGCAGGGATATGATGTACATGCTCTTCAAATAGATCAGTCAGATCATACGTCTGTACTGGATGCAAAACAGGAGCTACTCAACACCTATGGAAAACTGGACGTCTTTATCAACAATGCCGTATCACGTCCGATGAAAGGTTATGATGAGCCTATAAGCCAGTTTGAAGAATCCATGCAGGTGAATGCCACCGGTATGATGGATGTATTAAGAGAACTATCAGAGCTGATTATCCAGAGTGGTGGAGGAAGCATTATCAATATAAGTTCTTTCATGGGCATGTATGGACCGGATTTGTCAAATTACGATGGAACAGATATGGGAACGCCACCTCCTGATTATTTTTTCCATAAAGCAGGCATGATTAATATTACCCGTTATCTGACCCGGGTATTAGCAAATAAAAATATTCGTATCAACTGCATTAGTCCCGGAGGATTATTTAACCACCAGCCTGAGCGCTTTCTTAAGAATTACTGTAAAAAAGTTCCGCTGGGCAGAATGGCTAACAAAGATGACATTAAAGGCCTGGTAGTACTTTTATCTTCAGATGCAGGGGCATATATCAACGGAGAAAATATAGTGATGGATGGCGGATATTGTGCCTAA